AGCGGGGCTTTCAACCGCTCTGGGTCTGTTTTCTTCCTTGAGCTTGCTCAGTTCGCGGAAGCGTTTCAGATCCATGGCATAGCTTTCGCGAATTTTTTTCTTGCCGTGTTCCTGGCGCAGTATGGAAGCATAGTTTTGATTGATTTCCCTGCGTGTATTGTCGATGCTCACCTGTAGCTGCCTTGGAATGAGCTTTCCCTGGCGTTCCAGGGAGGCGGCACGCTTCTTCTGGTATGCAAGGCGGTCCTTCAGGCGGTCAATGTTGTTGTAGGTAATGCGGATCTGGGCGTCGTAGGTCGCCAGTTTCCCGTCTCTGGCCAGAATAATGTCGTCCTCACTCCGATAGGTACTCAACAGCACCCGGTCTTTGGCCCGTTGCTTCTCCAGGCGCCGCTGGGTTTCCAGCTGAAGTTTTCTGACCCGCTGTTCTTCCGCGATTTCTTCGGGGGTCTTGGCGCGTTCCTTTTTCTCCACCACCAGCCCGTGCTTGTCGAGCTGTTCGTGGGATTTCTTGACAGCGGTGGGAGGGATCTTGTCCGAATACTGGACATTGCCGTTTTCATCCACCCATTTGTAAAGCTTGGCTTCAGCGGTCAGGCTTGTACATGCGAGAAGAATACTGATGAAAAGAACGCGCATAGGTTTTCTTGCCTGTAGGATAATTGTCATGATGTGCCAAAGAATAATCAATTTTTCGGGAAATTACATCTGAATGGATCAACTGCTGTTGTTTTTTGTGTCCCTGGTGGCAAACTTGTTTTCCGCCTTTTCCGGGGGAGGCGCTGGCCTGTTGCAACTCCCGGTCCTTATTTTTCTGGGGTTGCCTTTCGGTGTGGCCCTGGCCACTCACAAGGTGGCATCTGTGGCTCTGGGGGCTGGTGCCACCTTGCGCCACTTGCGGGAAAATACTCTGGAACGGCATTTTACCCTGTTTGTCCTGGCAACAGGATTGCCGGGGGTGGTTCTGGGAGCCAGTATCATTTTGCAGGTACCGGGAAGAATGGCGGAAGTGGCCCTTGGTTGCCTTACCCTGGGGTTGGGGTTGTATTCCGGCAGCAAGGCCAGGCTGGGCCAGGACTATCATCCCGGGCACAGAGACAGGCGCGGCATGCTTCTGGGGGGCTGCGTGCTGTTTTTTCTGGGAGTGCTCAATGGCTCTCTGACTTCCGGTACTGGCCTGTTCGTGACTTT
This sequence is a window from Thiolapillus brandeum. Protein-coding genes within it:
- a CDS encoding DUF4124 domain-containing protein, whose product is MRVLFISILLACTSLTAEAKLYKWVDENGNVQYSDKIPPTAVKKSHEQLDKHGLVVEKKERAKTPEEIAEEQRVRKLQLETQRRLEKQRAKDRVLLSTYRSEDDIILARDGKLATYDAQIRITYNNIDRLKDRLAYQKKRAASLERQGKLIPRQLQVSIDNTRREINQNYASILRQEHGKKKIRESYAMDLKRFRELSKLKEENRPRAVESPANTRDETLVKTVLRCEKQAECDKLWKKAKNFVRKHATTPVYVDADHIFITQPPRNDKDLSLTLSRLKSKNSPGEIIFLDIQCKKEVATDTWCTRKDALELRNNFRPMLLKKEASQ
- a CDS encoding sulfite exporter TauE/SafE family protein, translating into MDQLLLFFVSLVANLFSAFSGGGAGLLQLPVLIFLGLPFGVALATHKVASVALGAGATLRHLRENTLERHFTLFVLATGLPGVVLGASIILQVPGRMAEVALGCLTLGLGLYSGSKARLGQDYHPGHRDRRGMLLGGCVLFFLGVLNGSLTSGTGLFVTLWLVGWFGLDYKRAVAYTLVLVGLFWNGAGALTLGLLGNIKWDWVPALLAGSLIGGYTGAHLAIRQGNRWIKRAFEVVSILVGIKLIVG